Proteins encoded together in one Cryomorphaceae bacterium window:
- a CDS encoding XRE family transcriptional regulator, with product MTDKSFKTFASMSDKTLTEYIGAFVRHHRMEQNKTQDELAKAAGISRSTLSLLERGETVTVTTLIQVLRVLDQLSVLSVFEVRETVSPLALVKLQKEKRQRARSKSAKDQHKEDTDW from the coding sequence ATGACTGATAAATCATTCAAAACGTTCGCTTCTATGAGCGATAAAACCTTGACCGAATACATTGGGGCATTTGTAAGGCACCATCGTATGGAGCAGAATAAGACGCAGGATGAGCTGGCAAAAGCCGCCGGTATCAGTCGATCTACCCTGAGTTTGCTGGAGCGTGGTGAAACGGTTACCGTAACTACACTGATCCAGGTGTTGAGGGTTTTAGATCAACTATCCGTGCTGAGTGTTTTTGAAGTCAGGGAAACGGTAAGTCCATTGGCATTGGTAAAGCTGCAAAAGGAAAAACGCCAACGTGCACGAAGTAAATCCGCGAAAGACCAACATAAAGAAGATACAGATTGGTAA
- a CDS encoding DUF805 domain-containing protein yields the protein MDYFVKVLKNYATFTGRARRKEYWMYVLFYILFSIGVNIIDNVLGTTDPESGVGYLGGLYSLALLIPSLAVGARRLHDTGKTGWLMLLVLIPVIGWIVLLIFFIQDSQPGENKYGPNPKEGEVAI from the coding sequence ATGGATTACTTCGTAAAAGTTTTGAAGAATTATGCCACCTTCACAGGTCGCGCCCGCCGGAAAGAGTATTGGATGTATGTGTTGTTTTACATCTTGTTCTCCATCGGGGTTAACATCATTGACAATGTGCTTGGCACTACCGATCCCGAAAGCGGAGTGGGATACCTCGGAGGACTGTACAGTTTGGCGCTTTTAATTCCGAGCCTCGCAGTGGGTGCCCGGCGTTTGCACGATACAGGCAAAACCGGGTGGCTTATGCTCCTGGTCTTGATTCCTGTTATCGGGTGGATAGTGTTGTTGATTTTCTTTATCCAGGATAGCCAGCCCGGAGAGAACAAGTACGGTCCAAATCCCAAGGAGGGCGAAGTGGCGATTTAA
- the gmd gene encoding GDP-mannose 4,6-dehydratase, translating to MKKVALVTGVTGQDGAYLSELLLEKEYIVHGIKRRSSLFNTERVDHLYQDQHENNVNFVLHYGDMTDSTNLIRIIQEVQPDEIYNLAAQSHVKVSFETPEYTANSDALGALRILEAIRILGLEKKTRFYQASTSELYGKVMEVPQTEKTPFYPRSPYGVAKLYAFWITKNYREAYGMYACNGILFNHESPLRGETFVTRKITRAVARIKLGMQKKIYLGNLNAKRDWGHARDYVEGMWLMLQQETPDDYVLATGETYPVRLFAEKAFAEVGIEVEWQGEDVNEKGINKANGEVLVEVDPRYFRPTEVDLLVGDPTRAREELGWKHRYNLDMLIKEMVASDLKLFQRDKYLREGGHNVLNYNE from the coding sequence ATGAAAAAAGTGGCTTTGGTAACGGGTGTTACCGGTCAGGATGGAGCGTATCTCTCTGAACTGTTGTTGGAAAAAGAATACATCGTGCACGGAATTAAGCGCCGCAGCTCGTTGTTTAACACCGAAAGAGTTGACCACCTTTACCAGGATCAGCACGAAAACAATGTGAATTTTGTGCTGCACTACGGCGATATGACCGACAGCACCAACCTTATTCGCATCATACAGGAAGTGCAGCCCGATGAAATATACAACCTCGCTGCCCAAAGCCACGTGAAGGTGTCGTTCGAAACACCCGAATATACCGCCAACAGCGACGCGCTCGGTGCGCTGCGGATTTTAGAAGCCATTCGCATCCTCGGACTGGAGAAGAAAACACGTTTTTATCAGGCCTCCACTTCAGAACTTTATGGAAAGGTAATGGAAGTACCCCAAACCGAAAAAACACCCTTCTATCCTCGCAGCCCATATGGTGTGGCAAAGCTTTACGCCTTTTGGATTACCAAAAACTACCGCGAGGCATATGGCATGTACGCCTGCAACGGAATTCTGTTTAACCATGAAAGTCCGCTGCGCGGCGAAACCTTTGTAACCCGCAAAATCACCCGGGCGGTGGCGCGCATCAAGCTCGGAATGCAAAAGAAAATCTACCTCGGTAACCTCAACGCCAAACGCGACTGGGGCCATGCGCGAGACTACGTAGAGGGAATGTGGCTGATGCTTCAACAAGAAACCCCCGACGACTATGTACTTGCCACGGGCGAGACCTATCCGGTACGTCTATTCGCCGAAAAGGCCTTTGCAGAAGTGGGCATTGAGGTAGAATGGCAGGGCGAAGACGTGAATGAAAAAGGCATCAACAAGGCCAATGGCGAAGTGCTGGTAGAAGTGGACCCGCGCTATTTTCGCCCCACCGAGGTTGACCTCCTGGTGGGAGACCCCACGCGCGCCCGGGAAGAATTGGGCTGGAAACACCGCTATAACCTCGATATGCTGATCAAAGAGATGGTGGCCAGCGACCTCAAACTCTTTCAGCGCGATAAGTACCTGAGGGAAGGCGGTCATAATGTATTGAATTACAACGAGTAG
- a CDS encoding type II toxin-antitoxin system HipA family toxin: MHVAEVKIWGKLAGAVAWDADNGLATFEYDPGFKRLGWDLAPLKMPVSDHRTQFSFPELRKDKNTAYDTFKGLPGLLADALPDKYGNQLINLWLAQQGRPQDSMNPVEMLCFIGTRGMGALEFAPTVLKENKRTFSIEMDSLVATAQKMLNQREAFTAHLHQDEEQAVLEILKIGTSAGGARPKALIAWNEKTGEVKSGQTKAPKGFEHWLIKLDGVSDVQLGSSHGYGRVEMAYYNMAVDCGIDIMPSRLLEENGRAHFMTKRFDRTGGETRHHIQSFCALKHFDYNLVNSFSYEQLFQCMRELKLTYADAEQMFRRMVFNVVARNCDDHTRNFSFLLKQGGKWELAPAYDLCHAYRPGSEWVSQHALSINGKRKDITKADLLVIGKSIRCKKAPEIVDEINDTVNQWKRYADEAKVKPTLRDEIAKTLVNLKK; the protein is encoded by the coding sequence ATGCACGTAGCAGAGGTAAAAATATGGGGGAAGTTAGCAGGTGCCGTAGCATGGGACGCAGACAATGGGTTGGCAACTTTTGAATACGATCCCGGATTCAAGCGATTGGGCTGGGATTTGGCCCCGCTAAAAATGCCTGTTTCTGATCATCGGACTCAGTTTTCATTTCCCGAACTTCGAAAGGATAAAAATACAGCATACGATACCTTCAAAGGTCTGCCGGGTTTGTTGGCCGATGCGCTTCCCGACAAATACGGAAACCAATTAATCAATCTTTGGCTGGCGCAGCAAGGTCGGCCGCAGGATAGCATGAATCCGGTAGAAATGCTCTGCTTCATAGGCACCCGGGGCATGGGTGCCCTGGAGTTTGCGCCTACAGTACTCAAGGAAAATAAAAGAACATTTTCTATTGAAATGGACAGTCTGGTAGCTACAGCACAAAAGATGCTCAACCAACGTGAAGCGTTTACAGCCCATCTCCATCAAGACGAAGAACAGGCTGTGTTGGAGATTTTGAAGATAGGTACATCTGCCGGTGGTGCTCGTCCAAAAGCGCTCATTGCATGGAATGAAAAAACAGGAGAGGTAAAATCCGGGCAAACCAAAGCACCTAAGGGATTCGAGCATTGGCTTATCAAGCTCGATGGGGTAAGCGATGTACAGTTGGGCAGCAGTCACGGCTACGGCCGGGTAGAAATGGCCTACTACAATATGGCCGTAGATTGTGGTATTGACATCATGCCATCACGACTCCTGGAAGAGAACGGCAGAGCTCATTTTATGACGAAGCGTTTTGACCGTACAGGCGGTGAAACCAGGCATCATATACAATCTTTTTGTGCCTTAAAGCATTTCGACTACAACCTGGTGAACAGTTTTAGCTATGAGCAACTCTTTCAGTGTATGCGGGAGTTGAAACTGACTTATGCAGATGCGGAGCAAATGTTCAGAAGAATGGTGTTTAATGTGGTGGCAAGGAATTGTGATGACCACACCAGGAATTTTTCCTTTTTGTTGAAGCAAGGCGGCAAATGGGAGCTTGCCCCGGCCTATGACTTGTGTCATGCCTATCGGCCGGGTAGTGAATGGGTAAGTCAGCATGCTTTAAGCATCAATGGCAAGAGAAAGGATATTACAAAAGCAGACCTATTGGTCATTGGGAAATCCATTCGCTGTAAAAAAGCACCGGAGATTGTAGATGAGATCAACGACACTGTCAATCAATGGAAAAGATATGCAGATGAGGCAAAAGTGAAACCAACCTTACGTGATGAAATAGCTAAAACCCTGGTAAACCTTAAAAAATGA